A part of Chlorocebus sabaeus isolate Y175 chromosome 28, mChlSab1.0.hap1, whole genome shotgun sequence genomic DNA contains:
- the CLDN4 gene encoding claudin-4 produces the protein MASMGLQVTGIALAVLGWLAVMLCCALPMWRVTAFIGSNIVTSQTIWEGLWMNCVVQSTGQMQCKVYDSLLALPQDLQAARALVIISIIVAALGVLLSVVGGKCTNCLEDESAKAKTMIVAGVVFLLAGLLVIVPVSWTAHNIIQDFYNPLVASGQKREMGASLYVGWAASGLLLLGGGLLCCNCPPRTDKPYSAKYSAARSAAASNYV, from the coding sequence ATGGCCTCCATGGGGCTACAGGTGACGGGCATCGCGCTGGCCGTCCTGGGCTGGCTGGCCGTCATGCTGTGCTGTGCGCTGCCCATGTGGCGCGTGACGGCCTTCATCGGCAGCAACATTGTCACCTCGCAGACCATCTGGGAAGGCCTGTGGATGAACTGCGTGGTGCAGAGCACCGGCCAGATGCAGTGCAAGGTGTACGACTCGCTGCTGGCACTGCCACAGGACCTGCAGGCGGCCCGTGCCCTCGTCATCATCAGCATCATCGTGGCCGCTCTGGGCGTGCTGTTGTCTGTGGTGGGGGGCAAGTGTACCAACTGCCTGGAGGATGAGAGTGCCAAGGCCAAGACCATGATCGTGGCGGGTGTGGTGTTCCTGTTGGCCGGCCTGCTGGTGATAGTGCCCGTGTCCTGGACGGCCCACAACATCATCCAAGACTTCTACAACCCGCTGGTGGCCTCCGGGCAGAAGCGGGAGATGGGTGCCTCGCTCTACGTCGGCTGGGCCGCCTCCGGCCTGCTGCTCCTTGGCGGGGGGCTGCTTTGCTGCAACTGCCCACCCCGTACAGACAAGCCTTACTCTGCCAAGTATTCTGCCGCCCGCTCTGCTGCTGCCAGCAACTACGTGTAA